GACGGTACCCAGGCCGAGGATTTCAATCTGTCTTTGGCAGATAAAATCCGCATTGCCAAAAAACTGGCGCAGATGGGGATCGATTACATTGAAGGGGGCTGGCCTGGCTCCAATCCCCGGGACAAGGATTTTTTCTCCGAGATTCACAATTATAACCTGGGCCAAAGCTATATAACCGCCTTTGGCAGCACCCATCACAAGGATCGCCCCCCGGAAACAGACCCGATTTTCCAGGAATTGCTGATCAGCCGGGCACCAGTGATTACCATCTTCGGCAAGTCTTGGACTTTCCACGTGAAAGAGGTATTACGTACTACTTTGGAGCGCAATCTGGAGATCATCACCCATTCCCTGCGCTACCTCAAGCCTCGGGTGGTCGAGCTTTTTTATGATGCCGAGCATTTCTTTGATGCCTTCCAGGACGATGCGGAATATGCCCTAAAAACCCTGGAAGCGGCCATTGCCGGCGGAGCCGATTGTTTAATTCTATGTGACACCAACGGCGGCACGGTGACATCGAAATTAGTAGAAATTATCAAAGCGGTGCAGCAGCGCTTTCCAGGAGTACCCTTAGGAATCCATGCTCATAATGACTCTGACCTGGCGGTGGCCAACAGCATCGCCGCGGTAGAGCAGGGGGTGGAACAGGTGCAGGGCACCATCAATGGGGTGGGGGAGCGCTGCGGCAATGCCAATCTGTGCTCGATTATTCCTAACCTCAAAATAAAACTGGGCTTTGACTGCATTAGTGATGAAAACCTCAAGCGACTCACGGAACTGTCAAGATATATTTATGAATTAGCAAATATGCACCCCAATCGTTATCAGCCTTATGTTGGCAAGAGCGCTTTTGCTCATAAAGGTGGGGTGCATGCTGCCGCTGTCAAACTCAACCCCCGGGCCTACGAGCACATCAACCCGGAAATTGTCGGTAACTGCCGCAAATTCCCGGTGTCGGACCTATCCGGTAAGAGCACAATTTTTCTTAAGGCCAAAGACCTGGAACTGGAGCCTGCCGCCCATGATCGCAGTGTCTCTGCGGCCTTGGAGATGATTAAAGAACTAAATATTAATCTGCCCCCGGCCAGCACCGGGGTGTTAGATAACATCCTCGATAAAGTCAAGCAACTGGAGTCGCAAGGCTACCAGTTCGAGGGCGCCGATGCTTCTCTGGAGTTGTTGCTGCGGGCCGGGTTTGGACAGTTTAAGGAATATTTCCACCTCCAGGGCTATCGAGTAGTCGATCAGAAGGCTGGACCACATAATTCGACCATCCCCGAGGCCACGGTTCAGGTGCGGGTGGGGTCATTCGAG
This genomic stretch from Deltaproteobacteria bacterium harbors:
- a CDS encoding citramalate synthase gives rise to the protein MRRVKIYDTTLRDGTQAEDFNLSLADKIRIAKKLAQMGIDYIEGGWPGSNPRDKDFFSEIHNYNLGQSYITAFGSTHHKDRPPETDPIFQELLISRAPVITIFGKSWTFHVKEVLRTTLERNLEIITHSLRYLKPRVVELFYDAEHFFDAFQDDAEYALKTLEAAIAGGADCLILCDTNGGTVTSKLVEIIKAVQQRFPGVPLGIHAHNDSDLAVANSIAAVEQGVEQVQGTINGVGERCGNANLCSIIPNLKIKLGFDCISDENLKRLTELSRYIYELANMHPNRYQPYVGKSAFAHKGGVHAAAVKLNPRAYEHINPEIVGNCRKFPVSDLSGKSTIFLKAKDLELEPAAHDRSVSAALEMIKELNINLPPASTGVLDNILDKVKQLESQGYQFEGADASLELLLRAGFGQFKEYFHLQGYRVVDQKAGPHNSTIPEATVQVRVGSFEVHTAALGNGPVNALYNALLKALLRFFPRLAEMRLEDYKVRVLPGSGGTEAKVRVLIETRDAHDRWGTVGVSYDIIEASWQALVDSINYKLFKDERQSG